In a single window of the Bactrocera dorsalis isolate Fly_Bdor chromosome 2, ASM2337382v1, whole genome shotgun sequence genome:
- the LOC125776762 gene encoding uncharacterized protein LOC125776762: MFCKQHPELQRGKLTPTNPQGQQILWSELADNSNALRGPTRSAAKWRESLMHWKHQLRSRARKLKAHAQATGGGPPINGMTEFKEQAISTVDGLPGVAALGHQVLPLYLNTA, encoded by the exons ATGTTTTGCAAGCAGCATCCTGAGTTGCAACGGGGGAAGCTAACTCCGACCAACCCTCAAGGGCAGCAAATACTTTGGTCGGAGTTAGCAGATAATTCAAATGCCTTAAGAGGTCCAACTCGGTCGGCAGCCAAGTGGAGGGAG TCATTGATGCATTGGAAACATCAGTTGCGATCGCGAGCGCGCAAACTGAAGGCACATGCGCAAGCGACTGGTGGAGGCCCTCCGATAAATGGAATGACTGAATTCAAGGAGCAAGCAATTTCAACGGTGGATGGATTGCCGGGTGTTGCCGCTTTGGGTCACcag GTTTTGCCGTTGTATTTAAATACAGCTTAA